A stretch of alpha proteobacterium HIMB59 DNA encodes these proteins:
- a CDS encoding putative membrane protein AbrB (PFAM: Putative ammonia monooxygenase~TIGRFAM: membrane protein AbrB duplication) has product MKNFQSIIHSSYLAIIIGFLGGYLGTLIHLPLPWLLGSLFANLLIAFTKLKVSFSNKLLNPIFLLIGIILGGTLNVTLLHKVHLWIFSSVMMILYVLFSTYVVYCYFYKFAKFSKSTSVFSSLPGALAPITAAILEMKNFSEHKSIILIQATRVIFIVGLLPIIFFYERGAVDIGGFGFINNYDLRYFGEIIFIVVLCSFGALLIKKFKIPSATLLSGMLISGTFYTFEIIDARFPDIFINIAFVFLGTALGSRLNGLKLNELGKYLFHGVIMSILLIFLSALFSYLLSFIDGFEFLPTFLSFTPGGIHEMIIISVAYDIDPIFVSYHHFLRIFLIVFSLPLLVKLFEIKKN; this is encoded by the coding sequence ATGAAAAATTTTCAATCAATTATTCATTCTAGTTATTTAGCAATAATTATTGGTTTTTTGGGAGGCTATTTAGGAACCTTAATACATTTGCCCTTACCTTGGTTGTTAGGTTCATTGTTTGCAAACCTTCTGATTGCTTTTACTAAATTAAAAGTTTCTTTTTCTAATAAACTTTTGAATCCTATCTTCTTATTAATCGGTATTATTTTAGGTGGAACACTGAATGTCACTTTATTGCATAAGGTCCATTTGTGGATTTTCTCATCTGTTATGATGATACTCTATGTTCTTTTTAGTACTTATGTTGTTTATTGTTATTTTTATAAGTTTGCTAAATTTTCAAAATCTACTTCTGTTTTTTCCTCTTTGCCTGGTGCTTTAGCGCCTATTACTGCAGCTATTTTAGAAATGAAAAATTTCTCAGAACACAAAAGTATCATTTTAATTCAAGCAACTCGAGTAATTTTTATCGTTGGTTTACTTCCAATTATTTTTTTCTATGAGAGGGGTGCTGTAGATATTGGAGGTTTCGGATTTATCAATAATTATGATTTGAGATATTTTGGAGAAATTATTTTTATCGTGGTTCTTTGCTCGTTCGGAGCTCTCTTAATTAAGAAATTTAAAATTCCTTCCGCTACTTTGCTCTCAGGAATGTTGATTTCTGGTACTTTTTATACATTTGAGATAATTGATGCCCGTTTTCCGGATATCTTTATTAATATCGCTTTTGTTTTTTTGGGCACCGCTCTTGGCAGTAGATTAAATGGACTTAAATTAAATGAGCTTGGTAAATATTTGTTTCATGGAGTCATCATGTCAATTTTATTGATTTTTTTATCAGCTTTATTTTCTTACTTGCTTTCTTTTATCGATGGATTTGAATTCCTGCCAACTTTTTTAAGTTTCACTCCAGGCGGAATTCATGAAATGATCATTATCAGTGTCGCCTATGATATTGATCCTATTTTTGTAAGCTATCATCATTTCTTAAGAATATTTTTAATTGTTTTCTCACTGCCTTTGCTTGTTAAATTATTTGAAATAAAAAAGAATTAA
- a CDS encoding Tripartite tricarboxylate transporter TctA family (PFAM: Tripartite tricarboxylate transporter TctA family), with protein MIEGITLGIGAAFSGYNILMVMIGCFAGTIIGTLPGLGPMSAIALMIPITYGFDPASAMIMMAGVYYGAIFGGSTSSILINAPGVAGTVSSSFDGYPLARSGQAGKALAIAAYSSFAGGTIAAIFLLIAAPQLAKVSLSFQSADYFALMCVGLLAIAAFASKGQFLKAMIMTALGLALATVGQDSLSDITRFTFGNINLMDGISFVLLVMATFAMSEAFMIIFKKKNISFKASDASTKKLGSIKLTKQEVKEIAPVVGRSSILGFFVGVLPGAGATIASFLAWGFERTIAPVKERLNFGKGSIKGLAAPETANNAACTGSFVPLLTLGIPGSGTTAVMLGALLSFGVQPGPRLYVEQPEIFWAVIISMYIGNIVLLILNLPLIPYIARILAIPQKILVPLVLFFSVTGVYLISFNSFDIYFMAVVALISLVLRVIDYPMPPLILGFILGGMMEKNLRRALIINDGSYSFLWERPISLTLFIIMIIIILIQVYQGLIKKN; from the coding sequence ATGATTGAAGGTATTACATTAGGTATTGGTGCTGCTTTTAGTGGCTACAATATTTTAATGGTGATGATTGGTTGCTTTGCTGGAACTATCATAGGAACATTGCCCGGACTGGGGCCCATGTCTGCTATCGCCTTGATGATTCCAATCACTTATGGTTTTGATCCTGCTTCTGCGATGATCATGATGGCAGGAGTTTATTATGGTGCTATTTTCGGTGGCTCAACCTCCTCTATTTTAATTAATGCACCAGGAGTGGCCGGAACAGTATCATCCTCCTTCGATGGCTACCCTCTAGCAAGAAGCGGTCAAGCAGGTAAGGCTTTAGCTATTGCTGCTTACTCTTCTTTTGCTGGAGGAACGATAGCCGCTATCTTTTTACTCATAGCTGCCCCTCAATTAGCAAAAGTAAGTCTAAGTTTTCAGTCGGCTGATTATTTTGCATTAATGTGTGTCGGTCTTTTGGCTATTGCAGCTTTTGCAAGTAAAGGTCAGTTTTTAAAAGCAATGATCATGACAGCTTTAGGTCTTGCTTTGGCAACGGTTGGTCAAGACTCTCTTTCGGATATAACGAGATTTACTTTTGGAAATATCAATTTAATGGATGGAATTAGTTTTGTCTTATTGGTGATGGCAACTTTTGCTATGAGCGAAGCGTTCATGATTATCTTTAAGAAAAAAAATATTAGCTTTAAGGCATCAGATGCTAGCACCAAAAAACTAGGCTCAATTAAATTGACTAAACAAGAAGTCAAAGAGATCGCCCCAGTTGTTGGAAGAAGCTCTATTTTGGGCTTTTTTGTAGGTGTTTTGCCTGGTGCTGGAGCAACCATTGCAAGCTTTTTAGCTTGGGGTTTTGAGAGAACTATCGCCCCAGTTAAAGAAAGACTAAATTTTGGTAAGGGTTCTATAAAAGGTCTAGCAGCACCAGAAACTGCTAATAACGCAGCTTGTACTGGATCTTTTGTGCCATTACTAACTTTAGGGATACCGGGCTCAGGTACTACAGCTGTAATGTTAGGCGCGCTTCTATCTTTTGGAGTTCAACCGGGACCTAGACTTTATGTGGAGCAACCTGAAATTTTTTGGGCCGTGATTATCTCTATGTATATTGGAAATATAGTTCTGCTTATTCTTAACCTCCCGCTCATCCCCTATATTGCGAGAATTCTAGCGATACCTCAAAAAATATTAGTGCCACTAGTCTTATTTTTTTCAGTCACCGGAGTTTATTTAATTTCATTTAATTCTTTTGATATTTATTTTATGGCAGTCGTAGCATTAATATCATTAGTTTTAAGAGTAATCGATTATCCTATGCCACCACTTATTTTAGGTTTCATTTTAGGTGGGATGATGGAAAAAAATTTAAGGCGGGCTCTAATAATTAATGATGGCTCTTATTCATTCTTATGGGAGCGACCAATCAGTCTGACTTTATTTATTATAATGATCATAATAATTTTGATTCAAGTCTACCAAGGCTTAATCAAAAAAAATTAA
- a CDS encoding hypothetical protein (PFAM: Tripartite tricarboxylate transporter TctB family): protein MRINLSRISALIFLLLFSIYSYLSGEIKVFTFDVDAPFNAKTFPRLISYIGILFSFLALIFSKNEDEPVSQYEWLKVFVLFVLVFSYGLIIKTVGFFLSTNLFLIIAYYYLGVRSIKLIFFCSVPVVAGLQFLLHELLDVYIRDPLLQSIGIIS from the coding sequence TTGCGTATTAATTTATCAAGAATTAGTGCTTTAATTTTCCTCCTCCTTTTCTCCATTTACTCTTATTTATCAGGGGAAATAAAGGTTTTTACCTTTGATGTTGATGCCCCCTTTAATGCTAAAACCTTTCCTAGGTTAATATCCTACATTGGAATTTTATTTTCATTTTTGGCCCTAATATTCTCAAAAAATGAGGATGAACCAGTTAGCCAATATGAATGGCTTAAAGTATTTGTCTTATTTGTTCTAGTTTTTAGTTATGGTCTTATTATTAAGACTGTTGGATTTTTCTTATCAACCAATTTATTTTTAATTATTGCTTACTACTACCTTGGTGTAAGAAGCATTAAATTAATTTTCTTTTGCTCAGTGCCAGTTGTCGCTGGGTTACAATTTTTACTGCACGAACTACTCGATGTTTATATTCGTGATCCTTTATTACAATCGATCGGGATTATTTCATGA
- a CDS encoding Tripartite tricarboxylate transporter family receptor (PFAM: Tripartite tricarboxylate transporter family receptor) has product MRKLIKLISAIFLFSALSVSAHAVDELHFVVPGGAGGGWDGCARGTGEALVKSGLLKSASFENMSGGGGGKALAWMMNTQPEDTIMVQSTPIVLRSISKHEGYQYNENATKKTLSYNDVTPIAGIIGDFGAIAVAADSPYQSFQDVVDAYNADPKSVKMAGGSTRGSMDHLIGALAFQSAGADPNAVVYIPYDAGGEALAGLLSGEAQILSTGFSEALGAGDQVRILGVTANDRSADAPNVPTLKEQGFDAYFVNWRGFFGPPNMDPAKRDAIAKMLGDMQETPEWEEVRKRNAYVNIYNPGDDFISFLETQTAEMTALMKQLGVI; this is encoded by the coding sequence ATGAGAAAATTAATTAAATTAATCTCAGCTATTTTCTTGTTCTCTGCTCTGTCTGTTTCTGCTCATGCAGTAGATGAACTACACTTTGTAGTTCCAGGTGGTGCTGGCGGAGGATGGGATGGCTGTGCCAGAGGTACTGGAGAGGCTTTAGTTAAATCTGGTCTTCTAAAATCAGCTTCATTTGAAAATATGTCTGGTGGCGGAGGCGGTAAAGCCTTAGCTTGGATGATGAACACTCAACCTGAAGACACTATTATGGTTCAGTCAACACCAATCGTTTTGAGATCAATTTCAAAGCATGAGGGTTATCAATATAATGAGAATGCTACTAAAAAGACATTATCTTATAATGATGTAACTCCAATTGCTGGTATCATTGGTGACTTTGGTGCTATTGCAGTTGCTGCAGACTCACCTTACCAGTCATTCCAAGATGTAGTTGATGCTTACAACGCAGATCCAAAGTCAGTCAAGATGGCTGGTGGATCAACTAGAGGAAGCATGGACCACTTAATTGGTGCATTAGCATTCCAATCAGCTGGTGCTGATCCTAATGCAGTTGTGTATATTCCATATGATGCTGGTGGAGAGGCTTTAGCAGGATTATTATCTGGTGAAGCTCAAATTCTATCTACTGGTTTCAGTGAAGCGCTTGGTGCTGGTGATCAAGTAAGAATTCTTGGAGTCACAGCAAATGATAGATCTGCTGATGCTCCTAATGTTCCAACATTAAAAGAGCAAGGCTTTGATGCTTACTTTGTAAACTGGAGAGGTTTCTTTGGTCCTCCAAATATGGATCCTGCAAAAAGAGATGCTATTGCTAAAATGCTTGGCGATATGCAAGAAACTCCTGAGTGGGAAGAGGTAAGAAAGAGAAACGCTTACGTCAACATCTATAACCCTGGTGATGACTTTATATCTTTCCTTGAGACTCAGACTGCTGAAATGACAGCACTGATGAAACAACTTGGTGTGATATAA
- a CDS encoding Rieske-type iron-sulfur protein (PFAM: Rieske [2Fe-2S] domain) — translation MEKVDLQRSSHEDLFIPKRHQLEACTNPIHQAHGVPNEYYIRPECFEMEGEHLFNKGWFAVGFVKDLPQPGSAIPVNYFNNPLLIVKSKQDEKIRVFQNVCRHRGMILIEEPTVLKGAIRCPYHSWCYKQTGEVVATPHIGGPGYNYHSGIDKSELSLLEVRSHIWRDVIFVNPDGMAPPFEEVHRPLLDRWSVFEQPMYSDMSDSAFKLEVNGNWKLAVENYLESYHLPWVHPGLNSYSKLEDHENIVKYGHYSGQISYKYIPQYTTGKQFDDFKNLGPEWDTKGEYIVLFPNLVLGVQKDHIFNLIIEPLAPNKIREHIELYYSDPAMLADEYKETRQENAKLWKTVFEEDIFVVEGMQKGRYAKGFDGGRFSPVMDEPTHVFHDWYARKILNSF, via the coding sequence ATGGAAAAGGTAGACCTACAGCGTTCATCTCATGAAGATCTGTTTATTCCAAAGCGCCATCAATTAGAGGCTTGTACCAATCCTATTCATCAAGCTCATGGAGTTCCCAATGAATATTATATTCGACCGGAGTGCTTTGAGATGGAAGGTGAACATCTATTTAACAAAGGTTGGTTTGCTGTTGGATTTGTCAAAGACCTACCTCAGCCTGGCTCTGCTATACCTGTAAATTATTTTAATAATCCCTTATTGATTGTTAAAAGTAAGCAGGACGAAAAAATCAGAGTCTTTCAAAATGTTTGTCGACATCGTGGGATGATTTTAATTGAAGAACCCACAGTCTTAAAAGGAGCTATCCGATGTCCTTATCATTCATGGTGCTATAAACAAACAGGTGAAGTTGTTGCCACTCCTCATATTGGCGGCCCAGGTTATAATTACCACTCAGGTATTGATAAAAGTGAACTCTCCTTATTAGAAGTTCGATCTCATATTTGGCGTGATGTGATATTTGTCAACCCTGATGGAATGGCACCTCCTTTTGAAGAAGTTCACCGACCCTTGTTAGACCGTTGGTCTGTTTTTGAGCAACCCATGTATTCTGATATGAGCGACTCTGCTTTTAAATTAGAAGTAAATGGAAACTGGAAATTAGCTGTCGAGAATTATTTAGAGTCTTATCATTTACCTTGGGTTCACCCTGGATTGAACAGTTATTCTAAATTAGAAGACCATGAAAATATTGTTAAGTATGGTCATTACTCTGGTCAAATTAGCTACAAATATATTCCTCAGTACACAACAGGAAAGCAATTTGATGACTTTAAAAACTTAGGTCCCGAATGGGATACAAAAGGAGAGTATATAGTTTTATTTCCGAACTTGGTTTTAGGAGTTCAAAAAGACCATATTTTCAACCTTATTATTGAGCCTTTAGCCCCAAATAAAATTCGTGAACACATTGAATTATATTACTCAGATCCAGCCATGTTGGCAGACGAGTACAAAGAAACTCGTCAAGAAAATGCTAAATTGTGGAAGACCGTATTCGAAGAGGATATTTTTGTTGTCGAGGGAATGCAAAAAGGTAGATATGCCAAGGGTTTTGATGGGGGTCGTTTTTCTCCCGTCATGGATGAACCCACTCATGTATTCCACGATTGGTACGCTAGAAAAATATTAAATAGCTTTTAA
- a CDS encoding alcohol dehydrogenase family protein with GroES-like domain,Zinc-binding dehydrogenase (PFAM: Alcohol dehydrogenase GroES-like domain; Zinc-binding dehydrogenase) — translation MGAIPKVMSGVYLTGHGGLEKLIYKEDIPVPAPQSGEVLIEVKGAGVNNTDINTRLGWYSKKVTSDTNAGGTEGLSEVDDSDASWSGVPLQFPRIQGGDICGIIVQVGEGVEQDRIGTRTIVRAMQNIPTKDNPLAMQTMGSEVDGGFAQYCVAKAKESFPINCDWSDIELASIPISYSTAEGMLCRADIQKETILITGASGGVGSAAIQLAKVRGAKIIAQCAPDKASTLKELGADQTVNRNDDLVNVLGANSVDAVVDLVGGSSWPQLLDILRPGGKYVTSGAIAGPIVDLDLRSLYLKDLTLFGSTVNEPYVFENVIHCIEEGQIKPLVAQSFPLKEIHKAQTVFMEKKFVGKLVLIP, via the coding sequence ATGGGTGCTATTCCTAAAGTAATGTCTGGTGTTTATTTAACAGGACACGGAGGACTAGAAAAATTAATCTACAAAGAGGATATCCCTGTACCCGCGCCTCAGTCGGGTGAAGTTCTGATTGAAGTAAAGGGAGCAGGCGTTAATAATACCGATATTAATACTCGACTGGGTTGGTATTCAAAAAAAGTAACCAGCGATACTAATGCAGGGGGTACAGAAGGCTTATCAGAAGTCGATGATAGCGACGCTTCATGGAGTGGGGTTCCTTTGCAGTTTCCACGAATTCAAGGAGGAGATATTTGTGGAATTATTGTACAAGTCGGAGAGGGAGTAGAGCAGGATAGAATAGGAACACGAACTATTGTTCGCGCCATGCAAAATATTCCAACTAAAGACAATCCTTTGGCAATGCAAACAATGGGCTCTGAAGTTGATGGAGGCTTTGCTCAATACTGTGTGGCAAAAGCAAAAGAGTCCTTTCCAATTAATTGTGATTGGAGCGATATTGAATTGGCGTCCATTCCCATTTCTTATTCAACGGCAGAGGGGATGCTCTGTCGAGCAGATATTCAAAAAGAGACTATTTTAATCACCGGTGCTTCAGGAGGAGTAGGCTCTGCTGCAATTCAATTAGCGAAAGTTCGTGGCGCTAAAATTATCGCTCAGTGCGCACCTGATAAGGCAAGCACTTTAAAAGAATTGGGAGCTGATCAAACAGTGAATAGAAATGACGATCTGGTGAATGTACTAGGTGCAAATTCTGTCGATGCTGTTGTTGATTTGGTTGGCGGATCTAGTTGGCCACAACTTTTAGATATTTTAAGACCTGGCGGCAAGTATGTTACTTCTGGCGCTATTGCAGGTCCGATTGTCGATTTAGATTTAAGAAGTCTTTATTTAAAAGATCTGACTTTATTTGGCTCGACCGTCAATGAACCCTATGTTTTTGAAAATGTAATCCATTGTATTGAAGAGGGACAAATTAAACCTTTAGTCGCCCAATCATTTCCTCTAAAAGAGATTCATAAGGCTCAAACAGTGTTTATGGAGAAGAAATTCGTTGGAAAACTGGTGTTAATCCCCTAA
- a CDS encoding pyridine nucleotide-disulfide oxidoreductase (PFAM: Pyridine nucleotide-disulphide oxidoreductase) yields the protein MTNIVEPGNQHETDVVIIGAGPCGLFQVFELGLLDMKAHLIDNLDKIGGQCAELYPDKNLYDIPSRPAITGQELTDDLITQAEPFGPTYHLNQLTSKIEVQEDHIEVTSNLDTVIKCKSLVIAAGSGSFVPRKLPVPNVEEFENKNIFYSVKKRTDFEGKKILIAGGGDSALDYVMGFHQIASDITLIHRRKEFKAVQDSVNKVMSLVDQGEVKFNMGTIKQMVDNGKGQVDITLDDDTVIDGVDAIFPFFGLKIELGPIAEWGLNLENNLISVNTENFETSTPRIFAVGDICTYPGKLKLILSGFHEAALAAKKMFQYCHNDKKYVFRYTTSSKDIQEKLGVK from the coding sequence ATGACAAATATCGTAGAACCAGGAAATCAACACGAAACAGACGTCGTGATCATAGGCGCGGGCCCTTGTGGTTTGTTTCAAGTATTTGAATTAGGGCTTTTAGATATGAAGGCTCATCTAATTGACAATTTAGATAAAATAGGAGGCCAGTGTGCGGAGCTTTATCCAGATAAAAATCTCTATGATATTCCCTCACGCCCTGCCATCACAGGACAAGAGTTGACGGATGATTTGATCACTCAAGCAGAACCCTTCGGCCCTACATATCACCTGAATCAATTGACTTCCAAAATTGAAGTCCAGGAAGATCACATCGAAGTGACAAGCAATTTAGATACCGTCATCAAGTGTAAGTCTTTAGTGATAGCCGCTGGTTCTGGAAGTTTTGTTCCTCGAAAACTACCTGTTCCAAATGTGGAAGAATTTGAAAATAAAAACATTTTTTATTCTGTTAAAAAAAGAACAGATTTTGAAGGTAAGAAAATCCTGATTGCTGGTGGAGGAGACTCTGCCTTAGACTACGTGATGGGCTTTCACCAAATCGCATCAGATATTACGCTGATCCATCGTCGCAAAGAATTTAAGGCTGTTCAAGACTCCGTGAATAAAGTGATGAGCTTAGTCGATCAAGGAGAAGTCAAATTCAATATGGGTACTATCAAGCAAATGGTCGATAATGGAAAAGGCCAAGTGGATATCACCTTAGACGATGACACTGTTATTGACGGCGTTGATGCTATCTTTCCTTTCTTCGGATTAAAGATCGAGCTAGGACCCATCGCAGAGTGGGGTTTGAACTTAGAAAATAATTTAATTTCAGTGAATACAGAAAACTTTGAAACGTCGACTCCTCGAATTTTTGCTGTAGGAGATATCTGTACGTATCCTGGAAAGTTAAAATTAATTTTGAGTGGATTTCATGAAGCGGCACTGGCTGCTAAGAAAATGTTCCAGTATTGTCATAATGATAAGAAATACGTATTTCGTTATACGACTTCCTCAAAAGATATTCAGGAAAAGTTAGGCGTAAAATAA
- a CDS encoding iron-binding zinc finger protein, CDGSH type (PFAM: Iron-binding zinc finger CDGSH type), with product MSKPTIAQKGSYVVEVQEGKKYFWCACGLSQKQPFCDGSHKSTGFSCIPYTAEATKKVYFCGCKHSNKKPLCDGTHNKLED from the coding sequence ATGTCAAAACCTACTATCGCCCAAAAGGGCTCTTATGTTGTCGAAGTTCAAGAGGGCAAAAAATACTTTTGGTGTGCGTGTGGTTTAAGCCAAAAACAACCTTTTTGTGATGGTTCTCATAAATCAACAGGTTTTTCCTGTATTCCCTACACCGCCGAAGCGACCAAAAAAGTTTATTTTTGTGGATGCAAACACAGCAATAAAAAACCGCTTTGTGACGGAACTCACAACAAACTAGAAGACTAG
- a CDS encoding alcohol dehydrogenase family protein with GroES-like domain,Zinc-binding dehydrogenase (PFAM: Alcohol dehydrogenase GroES-like domain; Zinc-binding dehydrogenase), producing MKAQVLHSYDPDMKQDVWVKEEEVPNPKLEKSTDVIVKIGAAGVCRTDLHIIEGVWRHIQDPEDKLLPCVMGHENAGWVEEVGSDVEGFKKGDPVILHPLISGGTCLNCRRGHDMHAADGAFPGLNIKEGGYSELLRTGVRNLIKLPTILTPKDVAPFSDAGLTAYRVVKKATRHLLPGQSCVVIGAGGLGHIAIQCLRAMCAANIIIVEKSQTALDHAMPLGGDHGVLIDGNEIERVKELTKGNGAEAVIDFVGEHGSTKMGLDMTANAGSYYIVGYGEKIEILAVDAIISEKSIIGNLVGTWAELYELMELADKGLVKLSMQEYKLSEANKALHDLNTGQVKGRAVLVP from the coding sequence ATGAAAGCACAAGTATTACATAGTTACGATCCTGATATGAAACAGGACGTCTGGGTGAAAGAAGAAGAGGTTCCTAACCCAAAATTAGAAAAATCCACTGACGTTATTGTGAAAATTGGTGCAGCTGGTGTTTGCCGAACAGATTTACATATTATTGAAGGTGTATGGAGACATATCCAAGATCCAGAAGATAAACTTTTACCTTGCGTAATGGGCCATGAAAATGCTGGTTGGGTCGAAGAGGTCGGAAGCGACGTGGAAGGCTTTAAAAAAGGCGATCCAGTTATTTTACACCCACTAATTTCTGGTGGCACTTGTTTGAACTGTCGTCGTGGTCATGATATGCACGCAGCCGATGGTGCATTTCCAGGTTTAAATATTAAAGAAGGTGGTTACTCTGAACTTTTACGTACAGGTGTCAGAAACCTCATTAAGCTACCAACGATTTTAACACCAAAAGATGTTGCACCTTTTTCTGATGCGGGTTTAACTGCATATCGTGTTGTGAAAAAAGCAACACGTCACTTATTACCGGGTCAGTCCTGTGTAGTAATCGGTGCAGGTGGACTTGGTCATATTGCTATTCAGTGTTTACGAGCAATGTGTGCAGCAAATATTATCATTGTTGAGAAATCTCAAACAGCACTTGATCATGCAATGCCTTTGGGCGGCGATCATGGCGTCTTGATTGATGGTAATGAAATTGAGCGAGTCAAAGAATTAACTAAAGGCAATGGTGCAGAGGCAGTGATTGACTTTGTGGGTGAGCACGGCTCAACCAAAATGGGTCTGGATATGACTGCTAATGCGGGTTCTTATTATATTGTAGGTTACGGTGAGAAAATTGAAATTCTTGCGGTGGATGCAATTATCTCTGAGAAGAGCATCATTGGTAATTTAGTAGGTACATGGGCAGAACTCTATGAATTGATGGAGTTAGCCGATAAAGGCCTCGTAAAACTTTCCATGCAGGAATACAAGTTAAGCGAAGCCAATAAAGCACTTCATGATTTGAACACTGGTCAAGTCAAAGGAAGAGCTGTTTTAGTACCATAA
- a CDS encoding carbohydrate ABC transporter substrate-binding protein, CUT1 family (PFAM: Bacterial extracellular solute-binding protein): MKLKTFVSTLASVLLIGSQVAYADKWGDQFPHIAATGDIPGMCSYEETSKKDYSGRTLTINTHAIPVMGEPTALHAEQFEKLTGAKVEVTHTPAGDLYSKAMVPFQAGQAPYDIVFGFSNFINEWKRYLAPVPQKYVDQMTDVTASHIAIASWGDTMYQYPVDGDRHYLKYRKDVIDNPEMQAKYKADTGKELRVPQTWKEYGEIASYFNGWDWDGDGELEYGSAEVMKKDDLMYAAFYSRSAAYSKNPRTPGGFFFDLETMKPLINGPGFVEALTDWVDAVNYVPPGGINFGLGDEINSFGGGQTLFSFSWDDAFVAAMQDDSPIKNQVGAAQLPGADKVWNRENGMWDAKANQAPFFVWGWAVGVAGKSKNQDMAFDYLCFFANGANHQADIGIGRFGVNPFMEEDFKADVWTAIGWDAQVAQEYVDTLAEMEESTNRVFPLRVPGTFQFNSALATGAAKALAGQLSPQEALDEVAAEWEAILERVGADNVRDAYAIGVAMEDNEL; this comes from the coding sequence ATGAAACTTAAAACCTTCGTAAGCACTCTGGCATCAGTCCTCTTGATTGGTAGCCAAGTAGCTTATGCAGATAAGTGGGGCGATCAGTTTCCACATATCGCAGCAACAGGAGATATTCCTGGGATGTGCTCATATGAAGAGACATCTAAAAAAGACTACAGTGGTAGAACACTAACAATTAATACTCACGCGATCCCAGTTATGGGTGAGCCAACTGCCCTTCATGCAGAGCAGTTCGAAAAATTAACAGGTGCAAAAGTAGAAGTAACTCATACTCCTGCTGGTGACCTATACTCAAAGGCAATGGTTCCTTTCCAAGCTGGTCAGGCTCCTTACGATATCGTCTTTGGTTTTTCAAACTTCATCAACGAATGGAAGAGATACTTAGCTCCAGTTCCACAAAAATATGTTGATCAAATGACTGATGTTACTGCATCACACATTGCGATCGCATCTTGGGGCGATACCATGTATCAGTATCCAGTTGATGGTGACAGACACTATCTTAAATATAGAAAAGACGTAATTGATAATCCTGAAATGCAAGCAAAGTATAAAGCAGATACAGGGAAAGAATTACGTGTTCCACAAACTTGGAAAGAGTATGGAGAAATTGCTTCTTACTTTAACGGTTGGGACTGGGATGGTGACGGTGAATTAGAATATGGTTCAGCGGAAGTCATGAAAAAAGATGACCTGATGTATGCTGCTTTCTATTCTCGTTCTGCTGCTTACTCTAAGAACCCAAGAACTCCAGGTGGTTTCTTCTTTGATTTAGAAACAATGAAGCCTCTCATTAATGGCCCTGGTTTCGTAGAAGCTCTTACTGATTGGGTAGATGCGGTAAACTACGTACCACCAGGAGGTATTAACTTCGGTCTTGGTGATGAGATTAACTCATTTGGTGGCGGTCAAACACTATTCAGCTTCTCTTGGGATGATGCTTTTGTTGCAGCGATGCAAGACGATAGTCCTATTAAAAACCAAGTTGGTGCAGCACAGTTACCTGGTGCTGACAAAGTTTGGAATAGAGAAAATGGAATGTGGGATGCTAAAGCAAACCAAGCTCCTTTCTTCGTATGGGGATGGGCTGTTGGTGTAGCAGGTAAATCAAAGAACCAAGATATGGCGTTTGATTACTTATGCTTCTTTGCTAACGGTGCAAACCACCAAGCTGATATTGGTATCGGTCGATTTGGTGTAAATCCTTTTATGGAAGAGGATTTCAAAGCAGACGTTTGGACTGCAATCGGCTGGGACGCACAAGTTGCTCAAGAGTATGTTGATACACTTGCTGAAATGGAAGAAAGTACAAACAGAGTATTCCCACTAAGAGTACCTGGTACATTCCAATTCAATAGTGCGCTTGCTACTGGAGCTGCAAAAGCTCTAGCAGGTCAGCTATCTCCACAAGAAGCTCTCGATGAAGTTGCTGCTGAGTGGGAAGCAATTCTTGAGAGAGTTGGCGCTGATAACGTAAGAGATGCTTATGCTATCGGTGTTGCAATGGAAGATAACGAACTCTAA